A genomic window from Sporosarcina sp. Marseille-Q4063 includes:
- a CDS encoding GyrI-like domain-containing protein: MKFEWRKKEKDLYIPKQKPELVTVPEQKFFMIKGKGNPNNEEFAERIGVLYSLAYAIRMMPKNGYTPEGYFEYTVYPLEGIWDLTEEGRQLDELNKDELLYTIMIRQPEFVTNEVVERAFERVRKKKPHPFLDDITFETMADGMSLQMLHVGPFEEEPQTFEKMAEYLESHQLERVSLTHREIYLSDMRRVDPAKLKTVLRYQVKPRA, encoded by the coding sequence ATGAAATTCGAATGGAGAAAAAAAGAAAAAGATTTATATATACCAAAGCAAAAACCAGAACTGGTTACCGTTCCTGAACAAAAGTTTTTTATGATTAAGGGGAAAGGTAACCCGAATAATGAAGAATTTGCTGAAAGAATCGGAGTGCTTTATTCTTTAGCTTATGCTATCCGGATGATGCCGAAAAATGGTTATACCCCAGAAGGCTATTTTGAATATACCGTTTACCCGTTAGAGGGGATTTGGGATTTGACTGAAGAGGGAAGACAATTAGACGAACTAAACAAGGATGAACTTTTGTATACAATTATGATTAGACAACCAGAATTTGTAACAAATGAAGTTGTCGAACGTGCATTTGAAAGGGTAAGAAAAAAGAAACCACACCCATTTCTCGATGATATCACGTTTGAAACGATGGCAGATGGGATGTCGTTGCAAATGCTTCATGTTGGGCCATTCGAGGAAGAACCGCAAACCTTTGAAAAAATGGCAGAATATCTAGAAAGTCATCAGCTAGAAAGAGTTTCTTTGACGCATCGAGAAATTTATCTTTCGGATATGAGAAGGGTTGATCCGGCAAAATTGAAAACAGTTCTTAGGTATCAAGTAAAACCACGAGCTTGA